TCCGGCTGCAACCGGGGGAGAGCCGCGAACTCGCGCGCCTCACCGGGCCGGGCGCGGTGACCCACATCTGGTGCACCGTGGCGGTGGAGGACGGGCCGCACCGGGCCGAGGTGGAGGGCGACTACCTGCGCAGGCTCGTCCTCAAGATCACCTGGGACGACGCGGCGCACCCGAGCGTGCTGGTACCGCTGGGGGACTTCTTCGGCATCGGCCACGGGCGGACCGAGAACTTCGTGTCCGCGCCGCTGCAGATGAGCCCGCAGGACGGCAAGGGCTTCAACTGCTGGTTCGCGATGCCCTTCGCCGAGGGCGCCCGGTTCGAGCTGATCAGCGAGATGAGCCTCAAACCGGTGATCTTCTACTACTACATCGACTACGAGCAGTACCGGCAGGTCGACCCGGAGCTGGGCTACTTCCACGCGCAATGGCGCCGCGAGGACCCCACCGACGGCGTGGAGCAGGGCGACCAGACCAACGACGAGTTCCTGTTCGGCGGCATCAACCTCGACGGGACCGGCAACTACACGATCCTGGAGGCGGAGGGCCGCGGGCACTACGTCGGGTCGGTGCTCAACGTGCACAACCTGCGCTCCACGACCGACTGGAACTGGTACGGCGAGGGCGACGACATGATCTTCATCGACGGTGAGCCGTGGCCGCCGAGGCTGCACGGCACCGGCACGGAGGACTACTTCAACACCGCTTGGTGTCCCAGCCAGCCGTACCACGCGCCGTACCACGGGCTCACGTTGCCGGGCGGGCGGAACTGGAGCGGGCAGGTGTCCTACTACCGGTTCCACGTGGAGGACCCGATCACCTTCGACTCCTCGATCCGGGTGAGCATCGAGCACGGGCACGCGAACAAGCGCAGCGACGACATCTCCTCGGTCGCCTACTGGTACCAGGCCCTCCCGTCGAAGCCCTTCGGCCTCCTCCCCGTCCAGGACCGCCTCCCGCACCCCCTCTGAGCCACCAGCGGACCACTCCCGCAATTTCGCGAGAAACGTGCCCACCCCAACCGCTCTCGAAGATCACCGAGCGAGCCCATGAACTGGGTTTTCGATGACGATCGGACGGGTTCTCGGTGCGAGCACCCCCGCAATTCCTCGCGAAATTGCGGGGG
This window of the Saccharopolyspora gloriosae genome carries:
- a CDS encoding glycoside hydrolase family 172 protein, coding for MSGYGTFGSSLRDLPRLRQSKRGRVSSWDRTGGNTDNIRLQPGESRELARLTGPGAVTHIWCTVAVEDGPHRAEVEGDYLRRLVLKITWDDAAHPSVLVPLGDFFGIGHGRTENFVSAPLQMSPQDGKGFNCWFAMPFAEGARFELISEMSLKPVIFYYYIDYEQYRQVDPELGYFHAQWRREDPTDGVEQGDQTNDEFLFGGINLDGTGNYTILEAEGRGHYVGSVLNVHNLRSTTDWNWYGEGDDMIFIDGEPWPPRLHGTGTEDYFNTAWCPSQPYHAPYHGLTLPGGRNWSGQVSYYRFHVEDPITFDSSIRVSIEHGHANKRSDDISSVAYWYQALPSKPFGLLPVQDRLPHPL